ATCACCGTACGAAGACAGACGAATCACAGGGCGCTCTCACATATATCTATGCGCCGGTGGCTCGCGCCGTGGCGCGCATCACCCGTGCAGGTGAGTTGAGACCTCTTCGAAACATCGGGAACTTGGCAGGCCCATGCGCGTCGACAAGTCACGTAGTGCCATTGGATCGTTCAACTCCCTTTCAATCAAAGGAGATTGACGGGGTATGACCATGCAGAAACGTGCCTGTCAACGCGTGCATATGCGCCCGCCCTACCCCACCGCATGAGCCCTACTATCGGCTCGCCATGACAGCAGCAGGGAAGCACCAGGTGAGCCGCGCGGAAACCTCACGTCGAGGCAGCCGGCCGGGTCGTGCGGGCATCAGAGACGTTGCCGCCGCCGCCGGAGTCTCCATCACGACCGTCTCTGACGCCCTCAACGGCAAAGGGCGGCTCCCGGACGCCACCCGCCGCCATGTCCGCGAGGTCGCCGACCGGCTGGGTTATCGCCCGTCGGCGGCCGCCCGAACCCTCCGTACCGGAAAGTCGGGCCTCATCGGCCTCACCGTGACGACGTACGGGGATGAACCTTTCACCTTCACGGAGTTCGCGTACTTCGCCGAGATGGCCCGGGCCGCCACCTCGGCGGCGCTCGCCCGGGGCTACGCGCTCGTCATCCTCCCCGCGACCTCGCGCCACGACGTGTGGTCGAACGTCGCCCTGGACGGGACGGTCGTCATCGACCCGTCCGACCAGGACCCGGTGGTCAGCGAACTCGTCCGGCAGGGGCTGCCGGTCGTCTCCGACGGCCGCCCGGCCGGCTCGCTGCCGGTCACCGCGTGGGTCGACAACGACCACGAGGCCGCCGTCCTCGGCATCCTCGACCACCTGGCCGACGCCGGCGCCCGCCGCATCGGCCTGCTGACGGGGACGTCGACGGACACCTACACCCATCTGTCCACCACGGCGTATCTGCGCTGGTGCGAGCGGGTCGGCCAGGATCCGGTGTACGAGTCCTACCCGGCGCACGATCCGTGCGCGGGCGCCGTCGCCGCCGACCGGCTGCTCGCCCGCCCGGACCGCCCCGACGCGGTCTACGGGCTGTTCGACCCGAACGGCACCGATCTGCTCGCCGCCGCCCGTCGCTACGGGCTGCGGGTACCGGACGACCTGCTTCTGGTCTGCTGCAGCGAGTCCACCGTGTACGCCAGCACCGAACCGCCCATCACCACGCTCTCGCTGAAGCCGAGGCGTATCGGCACGGCCGTGGTCCAGCTCCTCATCGACGCCATCGAGGGGGTCGAATCGGACCAACCGGTCGAGCAGGTGATACCGACGGAGCTGATCGTGCGTACTTCGTCCCAGCGCCGTCCTCCCCGGACGACCGTCAGTCCGCCCCGGTCGCCCGAGGAGAAGTAGGACGAGGGACGTCAGCAGGCGGCACAGGCCCTGCCCAATCGGGGCGAAAGCCGCGGTGAACAGGAGTCTTGCTCCGATTCACCACCCCTGGGTCATCACATGGCGCGATCCGCATTCCTATGATGGGCCCACGACACCGCGGGCCGCTGCGACCAGGCAGTCCGAAGCGGTGCAGATGCGGCGTGATGGTGGAGGGGTCTGATGACTCAGGGGGCCGGTCAGGGACCCGAGGCGGAGCGGACGGCGACGTTGCGCGACTTCCGGGTGCCCGCGTACGTCCACGAGACCGGCCCGTACGGCCACAGCGCGCACCCCGGTGACGTCGTACCGGCGCACGAGGCGGAGTACCCGGAGGGGTACACGCCCACCGAGCGCAACCTGCCGGTCGTCAACCGGGGTGACACGCTTCAGGTGGCCGTCGACCCCGCGGCGGTCCCGCAGGCCGTCGTCGGGCCGGGCGCGCTGTTCGTCGTCGGTGACGTCCACGGCTATCTCGACGAGCTGGTGGCGGCGCTCCAGGAGAAGGGCCTCGTCGACGCGGCCGGCAACTGGTGCGCGGGCACCGCCCGGCTGTGGTTCCTCGGCGACTTCACCGACCGCGGCCCGGACGGCATCGGCGTCATCGACCTCGTGATGCGCCTGTCCGCCGAGGCCGCCGCGGCCGGCGGCTACTGCAAGGCCCTCATGGGCAACCACGAGCTGCTGCTCCTCGGCGCCAAGCGGTTCGGCGACACCCCCGTCAACTCCGGCGCGGGCACCGCCACCTTCCAGGCGGCCTGGCTGCTCAACGGCGGGCAGAAGACCGACATGGACCGTCTCCAGGACCACCACCTCCAGTGGATGGCCCGCCTCGACGCCATGGAGGAGGTCGACGGGCACCTGCTCGTCCACTCGGACACCACCGCCTACCTCGACTACGGCGACTCGATCGAGGCGGTCAACGACACCGTCCGCGAGACGATCACGCGCAACGACGCGGACGAGGTGTGGGATCTGTTCCGCAAGTTCACCAAGCGCTTCTCCTTCCGCGACGAGGGCGGTGCCGACCATGTGCGGTCCCTGCTCGACACCTACGGCGGCACGCGGATCGTCCACGGGCACAGCCCGATCCCCTACCTGCTGGGCGAGGTCGGCTCGGAGGACGGCGAGGACTCGTCGGGTCCGCTGGTCGAGGGACCGCACGTCTACGCCGAGGGGCTGGCCATCGCGATGGACGGCGGTGTGACCATGGCCGGAAAGCTGCTGGTCCAGCAACTGCCGCTGGATATCTGAACGTTCACGGGGCAGCCGATCCCCCATGACGGACTGAGCAAGAAACGACGCAGGCCAGGGCCCAATTTCTGGAAACCCCCTGTCACCGTGTGCCGTCACCGCTCTACCATCGGCTTATCCGTAGCAGGCTCCCCTCCGTTTCTGCCCGACGGCTCACAGTCATGCGAGCCCCAAGCCCTACGGAGCATCGGGGGATGCACATGAACAGCGTTCCGCAGCACCTGCTGATCGAGGACCGCCAGGAGTACGAGCGGATCCTCGATGAGGCGCTGCGCTCCGCCCCACACCGCCCGGAACTGGCCGCTGTGGGACAGCGGCTCAATCCCGAGCAGCTGCGCACCATGGCGCTCAACGCCACGGCGATCATCACGGCGGCCGCGGCGACCGAATACCAGCACTACGTGAAGGTCCGCGAGGAACTGCGCCAGCCGGCGCCGTCCACCCCGTCGTCCGTCCGTGAAACCGGCTCCGCGGAGCCGGGCTCGGGCGCGGTGGGGCTCGCCGCCACCATGGGAGAGGTCGCCGAGACCGCCGGCGCGGGCGCCGTCGCCGTCGCCGCGGTCCTGACTCCTGTCCTCGCCGGAACCGCCGCGGCGATCTTCCTGCTGGTGGGGTACATCCTGAAAATGCTGGACCCCCAGCCGGCGTTCGCCCAGACGATGCTGACCACCGGTTGGGTGTTCGGCGCGGTGACCGCGGTCGCGATCCTGGTCGCCGCGGTCGGCCTCCTGCTCACCGCCCTGCGCAACCGGCCCTCGCTGGACACGGGGCCGTACGGCGAGCTGAGCGGGGAGGTGGCCCGGGCCAGGGAAGCCTGGCGCGAGGCCCTGCTGGAGCGGGGTGTCCTGCCCTTCCTGCGGGACGCGCTGGCCGACCCCGGCTCGGCGACCGCTCTGCACCGCCCCGCACGGCCCGCGCCGACCAGCCGTATGCCGAACCTCGGCTACGGCCGCCCGGGTTTCAGCAGCCCGGACGACGGCTCCACCAGCCCCCGGCCCAGCTTCACGAGCCCGGACTACACCAGCCCGGACTTCGGCGGCCCGGAGCACCAGCCGGAGTAACCCCCGGCTTGCGCCCCTCCCCGCGGGGAAACCCGCTTCCGGGGGCGCGCAAGCCGGTCGTCCGGCGCCGCACGGACACCGGACGACCTGCGCCTTCCCCACTCCCGACGGGCCTCGGCTCAGTCGGCGAGCGGCAGGTACACCCGGTTCCCCGCCGCCGCGAACTCCTTCGACTTCTGGGCCATGCCCTCCTCGATCTCCTCCTGGTTCCC
Above is a window of Streptomyces sp. NBC_00490 DNA encoding:
- a CDS encoding metallophosphoesterase, with protein sequence MTQGAGQGPEAERTATLRDFRVPAYVHETGPYGHSAHPGDVVPAHEAEYPEGYTPTERNLPVVNRGDTLQVAVDPAAVPQAVVGPGALFVVGDVHGYLDELVAALQEKGLVDAAGNWCAGTARLWFLGDFTDRGPDGIGVIDLVMRLSAEAAAAGGYCKALMGNHELLLLGAKRFGDTPVNSGAGTATFQAAWLLNGGQKTDMDRLQDHHLQWMARLDAMEEVDGHLLVHSDTTAYLDYGDSIEAVNDTVRETITRNDADEVWDLFRKFTKRFSFRDEGGADHVRSLLDTYGGTRIVHGHSPIPYLLGEVGSEDGEDSSGPLVEGPHVYAEGLAIAMDGGVTMAGKLLVQQLPLDI
- a CDS encoding LacI family DNA-binding transcriptional regulator, whose amino-acid sequence is MTAAGKHQVSRAETSRRGSRPGRAGIRDVAAAAGVSITTVSDALNGKGRLPDATRRHVREVADRLGYRPSAAARTLRTGKSGLIGLTVTTYGDEPFTFTEFAYFAEMARAATSAALARGYALVILPATSRHDVWSNVALDGTVVIDPSDQDPVVSELVRQGLPVVSDGRPAGSLPVTAWVDNDHEAAVLGILDHLADAGARRIGLLTGTSTDTYTHLSTTAYLRWCERVGQDPVYESYPAHDPCAGAVAADRLLARPDRPDAVYGLFDPNGTDLLAAARRYGLRVPDDLLLVCCSESTVYASTEPPITTLSLKPRRIGTAVVQLLIDAIEGVESDQPVEQVIPTELIVRTSSQRRPPRTTVSPPRSPEEK